DNA from Terriglobus tenax:
CCAACGGACGTTTTGCGCGCATTCACGATCCGGAGGGAAATCCGATTGAGCTGTGGCAGCCGATGAAGGCGGCGGGTAAGTAATCCCCTGTGTTCTGCTCGTTGGAAAGCGATCCTTCGCTGCGCTCAGGATGACACCCACCTACTTTCCAGCTGTTGACATCGAATAAGGACGCGCCGAGGCTGCACGACCGAAGTTCTTGTTGGGGGTGGTCTGCATGGTGAAGCGAAGCTCGCCGCCTGCGAGCAGTTGCTCGTGCGTGACGAAGACGCGGTCCAGCGCTTTCCCATTGAGCGCGACGTTGCCCACGTAGTCGCCGCTTCCCTGCTTCACGATGTGCAGCGTTTTGCCGTTGGGCAGGTGCAGCGTGGCGGAGTCGACAAACGGGCGGCCCAGCACATACTCATTGCTGCCCGGCGCCACCGGGTAGAAGCCAATGCCGGTGAAGAGCAGCCAGGCGGACATCTGGCCGAGATCGTCGTTGCCGACCAGACCGTCGGGCGCGGGGCGGTACTGCGAGTCGACGATCTGCTTCAAGCGCTCCTGCGTGCGCCAGGGCGCTCCGGCATACGCGTAGAGATAGGCCAGGTGGTGGCTGGGTTCGTTGCCGTGGATGTACTGGCCGATCATGCCGGCGATGTCTTCGACGTCGGCGTATTGCCTGGGATCGACCCTGGCGTCGAACATCGCGTCGAGCTTTGCGATCAGCTTGTCATCACCGCCAAGCAGGTTGATCAGGCCGGCCTCGTCCTGCGGCTGGTACCAGGAATACTGCCATGCGTTGCCCTCGGTGAAGCCGCTGCCGTTGCCGGCCTTGGCGGGATCAAAGGGCTCGCGGAAGGTTCCATCCGCCAGCTTCGGGCGGACGAAGCCGGTCTTCTGGTCGAAGACGTTGCGCCAGTAAGCGGCGCGCCTGGTGAACTCCTGCTCGATGTCTGCCTTGTGCAGGGCGTGCGCCATCTGTGCGATGGTCCAGTCATCGAAGGCGTACTCCATGGTCTCGGAGGCGGACTCGTCGTCGCGGTCGACGGGCACGTAACCACGGTCAATGTACTCACCCACGCCCTCGTACTGGCGATAACGCGCGCTGGCCACCATGGCGTTGAGCGCGGCCTCAGCATCATAGCCGCGGATGTTCTTCAGGTAGGCGTCGGCCAGAATGGGCACGGCGTGATAGCCGATCATGCACCATGTCTCCAGCCCGGCGAACTGCCAGACGGGCAGAATGCCGAAGGGCGACTGCTGCTGTGATGCGACGAGAGAGCGCACGACGTTATTGGTGCGCGCCTCGGGCTGCAGTAGTGTCATCAGGGGCTGTTCTGCGCGGTAGGTGTCCCACAGCGAGAAGGTGGAGACGAACTCCCAATCCTTGGCCTGGTGAACCTCTTCATCCGGGCCACGGTAGCGCCCGTCCACGTCCATGGCAGTACTCGGCGCCATTAGCGCGTGGTAGAGCGCGGTATAGAGGTTCTTCCTCATCGCATCAGTCCCGGTGAACTC
Protein-coding regions in this window:
- a CDS encoding GH92 family glycosyl hydrolase, which encodes MKSLLAVLVLSSAALAQSAAYKSVDPMIGTGPDGHTFPGAVVPFGMVQLSPDTEIKPFKQSYKWAAGYRYEDTSILGFSHTHFSGAGHSDLGDLLLTPESGEVKLEPEQYRSAFRHETEHAEPGYYTVLLDGPQVKAELTATTRVGVHRYSFPQGKPAHLVLDLRSSIYNYPGKVMWSRIRLRPDGTLTGMRETRGWAPARQLYFAIRFSQPLTGHFFRNVEPVDQPYNGFSGVRRDSTDVPFKEGRGITAAFDFGQLAKPLVVEVALSTVSEEGAIANLNAEAKDFDFDRVRAQARAAWEKELARVEFTGTDAMRKNLYTALYHALMAPSTAMDVDGRYRGPDEEVHQAKDWEFVSTFSLWDTYRAEQPLMTLLQPEARTNNVVRSLVASQQQSPFGILPVWQFAGLETWCMIGYHAVPILADAYLKNIRGYDAEAALNAMVASARYRQYEGVGEYIDRGYVPVDRDDESASETMEYAFDDWTIAQMAHALHKADIEQEFTRRAAYWRNVFDQKTGFVRPKLADGTFREPFDPAKAGNGSGFTEGNAWQYSWYQPQDEAGLINLLGGDDKLIAKLDAMFDARVDPRQYADVEDIAGMIGQYIHGNEPSHHLAYLYAYAGAPWRTQERLKQIVDSQYRPAPDGLVGNDDLGQMSAWLLFTGIGFYPVAPGSNEYVLGRPFVDSATLHLPNGKTLHIVKQGSGDYVGNVALNGKALDRVFVTHEQLLAGGELRFTMQTTPNKNFGRAASARPYSMSTAGK